The following are from one region of the bacterium genome:
- the mreD gene encoding rod shape-determining protein MreD, with amino-acid sequence MFYLYLIGIILISFVIQSSSGLESLRIIGLKPNWLLPTLIFTGYRLGKMRGLFFGLILGAAIEISCSDHLGIITLTYGILGWLAGFASKHVQSESWISLLIGTLIASLIEGVLLNFANQHRSFWLNFWLITLPGSCYNLVPASILYLLFRKLPESAVQLKFEKYQPIEE; translated from the coding sequence ATGTTTTATCTATATCTAATAGGTATCATATTAATAAGTTTCGTTATTCAGAGTTCGTCAGGGTTAGAGTCGCTGCGGATTATTGGATTAAAACCGAACTGGTTACTCCCGACTCTGATTTTTACCGGATACCGGCTCGGGAAAATGCGAGGTTTGTTCTTCGGATTAATTCTCGGAGCGGCAATTGAAATCTCGTGTAGTGACCATCTTGGAATCATTACCCTAACCTATGGCATTCTGGGATGGCTCGCAGGGTTTGCGTCGAAACATGTTCAATCTGAATCTTGGATAAGTTTGCTTATCGGAACATTGATCGCATCCCTTATCGAAGGTGTTCTGCTTAATTTTGCAAATCAGCATCGTTCGTTTTGGTTAAACTTTTGGTTAATTACATTGCCCGGAAGTTGCTATAATCTCGTTCCTGCAAGTATCTTATATTTATTATTTCGGAAATTGCCAGAGTCTGCGGTTCAATTGAAGTTTGAAAAATATCAACCTATTGAAGAATAA
- the purH gene encoding bifunctional phosphoribosylaminoimidazolecarboxamide formyltransferase/IMP cyclohydrolase, with translation MERKIERAIVSVSDKTGLIPFITELTKLGVEIISTGGTAKELMNAGIPVKQISEFTGFPEMLDGRVKTLHPKVHGGILALRDNPEHQKQVAQQNIQYIDMVVVNLYPFEKTIVNPAVTLEQAIEQIDIGGPAMLRSAAKNFRNVAALCNPARYQEILAELHTRQGTLSIETKLALAKEVFAHTSRYDAVIAEYLSRHTLVSESDFPELLELTFTKKQSLRYGENPHQSAAFYQSLTPISPSLATATQLQGKELSFNNISDLDAALQCVLEFDTPACVIVKHANPCGVALGNDAAEAYQRAESADPVSAFGGVVAFNCAINETCAQKMHKKFLEAIIAPELTPAAKHILSTKPDVRILTTDFTGSNSNVHHTNLVFRHVRGGILVQTADELLLDERKLTVVTKTQPTSEMFNDMKFAWKVVKHLKSNAIAIAKDNVTLGLGMGQTNRVDAVRHAIARAGDKVKGAVLASDAFFPFNDSVLEAAKAGIVAIIQPGGSKRDQDSIDACNEAGIAMVFTGIRHFRH, from the coding sequence ATGGAACGAAAAATAGAACGTGCGATAGTTAGTGTTTCAGATAAAACTGGTTTAATTCCGTTTATTACGGAATTAACCAAATTAGGAGTAGAAATTATTTCGACTGGAGGAACGGCAAAAGAACTGATGAACGCAGGGATTCCGGTTAAACAGATTAGCGAATTTACCGGGTTCCCAGAAATGTTGGATGGCCGAGTTAAAACGTTACATCCGAAAGTTCATGGCGGGATTCTAGCGTTGCGGGATAATCCGGAACATCAGAAACAGGTTGCTCAACAGAACATCCAATATATCGATATGGTTGTCGTGAATTTATATCCATTTGAAAAAACCATTGTAAATCCGGCGGTTACTCTCGAACAGGCGATAGAACAGATTGATATCGGCGGACCGGCAATGTTACGCAGTGCCGCTAAGAATTTCCGGAATGTAGCAGCGCTATGCAATCCCGCTCGATATCAAGAAATCCTTGCAGAACTCCATACTCGTCAGGGTACCTTATCTATAGAAACGAAATTAGCATTGGCGAAAGAAGTGTTTGCGCATACCAGCAGATACGATGCGGTTATTGCAGAGTATTTATCCAGACATACGCTAGTATCAGAATCTGATTTTCCGGAATTACTCGAATTAACATTTACGAAAAAACAATCGCTCCGTTACGGCGAAAACCCGCATCAATCCGCGGCGTTCTACCAATCCTTAACCCCAATTTCGCCAAGTTTAGCTACCGCAACCCAACTTCAGGGGAAAGAATTATCGTTCAATAACATTTCCGATTTAGATGCGGCGTTACAATGCGTGCTCGAATTTGATACTCCAGCGTGTGTAATTGTCAAACATGCCAATCCTTGCGGTGTAGCGCTTGGGAACGATGCGGCTGAAGCTTATCAGCGAGCTGAATCCGCTGATCCGGTTTCTGCGTTCGGTGGTGTCGTTGCATTCAACTGTGCTATTAACGAAACCTGCGCACAGAAAATGCATAAAAAATTTTTAGAAGCAATTATTGCTCCTGAACTTACACCCGCCGCAAAACACATTTTATCTACGAAACCCGATGTACGGATTTTAACCACGGATTTCACAGGTTCCAATAGTAACGTTCACCATACGAATCTGGTTTTTCGTCACGTCCGTGGTGGAATATTAGTTCAAACAGCAGATGAGTTACTGCTTGATGAACGGAAACTAACGGTGGTAACTAAAACGCAACCGACTTCGGAAATGTTCAATGACATGAAGTTCGCTTGGAAAGTGGTTAAACATCTCAAATCGAATGCGATTGCGATTGCGAAAGATAATGTTACGCTCGGACTCGGTATGGGACAAACTAACCGAGTTGATGCGGTTCGGCATGCAATCGCGCGTGCTGGTGATAAAGTTAAAGGAGCGGTTCTCGCGAGTGATGCATTTTTCCCGTTTAATGATAGCGTTCTAGAAGCGGCAAAAGCAGGCATTGTCGCAATCATTCAGCCTGGCGGTTCAAAACGCGACCAGGATTCGATTGATGCTTGTAACGAAGCAGGGATCGCGATGGTTTTCACCGGGATTCGCCATTTTCGGCATTAG
- a CDS encoding GDSL-type esterase/lipase family protein produces the protein MSCSTMNATKRGAIPSPPAGFTPMETNAPGKEKISDFAKQRILEFAHEDMSKLQGGIVFVGDSLTHRFPVEQYFPNLKVINRGIGGDTMGCIRHYGVYNRLESTIYNLHPKMIIMMIGINDLLFSAGTPFEVKLQQYEYLVWKIRKDLPETELWCISVLPVRLKFAPKNPDIIKFNIHGKKVAKRYGAKWLDVYSKFLDEKGELKEELAIDSVHLSPAGYELLASLYKKTIFAKK, from the coding sequence ATGTCATGTTCAACGATGAATGCAACGAAACGAGGAGCTATTCCCTCGCCGCCAGCCGGGTTTACTCCGATGGAAACAAATGCTCCAGGAAAAGAGAAAATCTCTGATTTCGCCAAACAGCGAATACTAGAGTTTGCTCACGAAGATATGAGCAAGCTACAAGGCGGAATCGTTTTTGTTGGAGATTCACTAACCCACCGATTTCCAGTAGAACAATATTTCCCGAATCTTAAAGTTATCAATCGCGGTATCGGCGGAGATACCATGGGATGTATTCGGCATTATGGAGTCTATAACCGTTTGGAATCGACGATATATAACCTGCATCCGAAAATGATTATTATGATGATTGGCATCAACGACTTGCTGTTTAGTGCAGGAACGCCGTTCGAGGTTAAACTGCAACAGTATGAATATCTGGTTTGGAAAATCCGAAAAGATTTACCGGAAACCGAACTCTGGTGTATTTCAGTTCTCCCAGTGCGATTAAAATTTGCACCGAAAAATCCGGATATAATCAAATTCAATATCCATGGGAAAAAGGTAGCGAAACGATACGGCGCGAAGTGGCTGGATGTATATTCGAAATTCTTAGATGAAAAAGGGGAACTAAAAGAAGAACTCGCTATTGATAGCGTTCATCTTAGCCCTGCTGGATACGAGTTACTTGCTTCGCTTTATAAAAAAACCATCTTCGCAAAAAAATAG
- a CDS encoding chromate transporter — MNTDFGMLLYICFQFMKIGLFTFGGGYGMIPIMHHEFVTKLKWLTPSQFLDAAAIGQVTPGPVAIMATFIGFKFAGVPGAVSATIGIFLPSVVVVYLAGRFYARYRRSHLMEHILPTINAAVVGLLAAAAVMLSKPAIINIATVGIGLLTFLVVIRTKISPTWLILGSGLIGWIFFR; from the coding sequence ATGAATACTGATTTCGGAATGCTATTATATATTTGTTTTCAGTTTATGAAAATTGGGTTGTTTACCTTCGGCGGTGGGTATGGTATGATACCGATAATGCATCATGAGTTTGTTACCAAGTTAAAATGGTTAACCCCATCTCAGTTTCTTGACGCTGCTGCTATTGGACAAGTCACCCCGGGGCCGGTAGCAATCATGGCGACTTTTATCGGATTTAAATTTGCTGGAGTCCCTGGAGCGGTTTCGGCAACCATCGGGATTTTTCTCCCATCAGTAGTAGTAGTTTATCTTGCCGGTAGGTTCTATGCACGGTATCGCAGGTCGCATCTTATGGAACATATTCTACCGACGATAAATGCTGCTGTAGTCGGACTACTTGCAGCCGCTGCGGTTATGTTATCAAAACCAGCAATAATAAATATTGCTACCGTTGGAATCGGTTTGCTAACATTTCTCGTTGTGATTAGGACAAAAATATCGCCAACCTGGTTAATTCTTGGCAGTGGATTGATTGGCTGGATATTTTTCCGATAA
- a CDS encoding DUF2721 domain-containing protein, whose product MEVSQIIGQVLAPTIMISACGLLLLGLQNKYSNIIDRIRSLNEERRKLRGQQLDETKEKRMANIELQIPRLLNRARLGRNSILFMYIGVLFFVLTSVFIGIDILFSEFINLELLTSGLFMIGLGFVFVAVVNAYLEIRQAYDIILIEVSELNIPKEN is encoded by the coding sequence ATGGAAGTATCCCAGATAATCGGGCAAGTGTTAGCGCCAACAATAATGATATCCGCATGTGGATTGTTACTGTTAGGCCTACAAAATAAATATTCAAATATTATCGACCGGATTCGCTCGTTAAACGAAGAACGGCGGAAACTTCGCGGTCAGCAATTAGATGAAACTAAAGAGAAACGGATGGCAAATATCGAACTGCAAATCCCACGATTGCTCAATCGGGCACGATTGGGTCGTAACTCGATTCTGTTTATGTATATCGGAGTATTATTCTTCGTATTAACTTCGGTATTTATCGGAATTGATATTCTGTTTAGCGAGTTCATCAATTTAGAATTATTAACTTCCGGTCTATTTATGATTGGACTCGGGTTTGTTTTCGTTGCGGTGGTCAATGCGTACCTTGAAATCCGACAGGCGTATGATATTATTCTTATCGAAGTTTCGGAATTAAATATTCCAAAAGAGAATTAA
- a CDS encoding OFA family MFS transporter, with amino-acid sequence MPQYNQPLELSTRQTRWIFVGLGLVFNLCLGSIYSWSVFRIPLEKLFQIGATQTGIPFTVVLVFFAGLMPIAGGLIEKYGPRNLAIIGGTLVGLGWFLAGFANNILLVSICFGIIAGSGVGIAYGVPISVVTKWFPDKKGLAVGITLIGFGLSPLFTAPIARWLIHQYGPLQTFSILGITFFIILILLSLAFRFPPAQWQQQSKLVNQSRLVNTQADISVANMVTSSRFYGLWFCYIIGTFSGLMAIGISSPVGQEIIQLSPDTAAFFISIFAIFNGIGRPLFGWLTDKITPRLTAIISFIIILCSSLGMLITATAPSAIVYLFCFSGFWLTLGGWLATAPAATAIFFGTFDYAKKYGIVYTAYGIGAIFGNLLSGRLRDIFGSYLYVFYPTAFLAIIGIFIAYCLLKPPKYLPVKDTNG; translated from the coding sequence ATGCCCCAGTATAATCAACCATTAGAATTATCAACCCGACAAACCCGGTGGATTTTCGTTGGTCTCGGGCTAGTGTTCAACCTTTGTTTAGGCAGTATTTATTCCTGGAGTGTTTTCCGTATCCCGTTAGAAAAATTATTTCAAATCGGCGCAACCCAAACTGGTATCCCATTCACTGTTGTTCTGGTATTTTTCGCTGGATTAATGCCGATTGCGGGTGGTCTGATTGAAAAATACGGACCGCGGAATCTAGCGATTATCGGTGGAACCCTTGTAGGATTAGGTTGGTTTCTCGCTGGATTCGCTAACAATATTTTATTGGTAAGCATCTGTTTTGGAATTATCGCTGGCTCTGGAGTAGGCATTGCGTATGGGGTTCCGATATCCGTGGTTACCAAATGGTTTCCGGATAAAAAAGGGCTGGCGGTTGGTATAACCCTAATCGGGTTTGGGCTATCCCCCCTATTCACCGCACCAATTGCACGGTGGTTAATTCATCAGTATGGTCCGCTGCAAACATTCAGTATTCTCGGTATCACTTTTTTTATTATTTTAATTTTGTTATCACTTGCGTTTCGGTTTCCGCCAGCACAATGGCAACAGCAGAGTAAGCTGGTAAACCAATCCCGGCTCGTAAATACTCAAGCAGATATTTCGGTTGCGAACATGGTAACTTCGTCGCGCTTTTATGGATTATGGTTCTGTTATATTATCGGCACATTTAGCGGCTTGATGGCAATCGGGATTTCTAGTCCGGTCGGACAAGAGATTATTCAATTATCCCCGGATACCGCTGCGTTTTTCATTTCAATCTTTGCAATTTTTAATGGTATCGGGCGCCCGTTATTCGGCTGGTTGACTGATAAAATTACCCCGAGACTAACTGCAATCATTTCTTTCATAATCATCTTATGTTCCTCGTTAGGTATGCTAATAACCGCTACTGCACCGAGTGCAATAGTATATCTTTTTTGTTTTAGCGGATTCTGGTTAACCCTTGGCGGATGGCTCGCTACTGCACCAGCCGCAACCGCTATATTTTTCGGTACTTTCGACTATGCAAAAAAATATGGAATTGTATATACCGCATACGGTATCGGAGCGATTTTCGGCAATCTTTTATCCGGCAGATTACGCGATATTTTCGGCAGTTATCTCTACGTTTTTTATCCGACGGCATTTCTCGCTATAATAGGAATATTCATCGCTTATTGTTTACTTAAACCACCGAAATATTTACCGGTAAAAGATACAAACGGTTGA
- a CDS encoding peptide chain release factor-like protein produces the protein MGRFPVSPAKEKELYDRMNQLGVKEEELTETFVRSSGKGGQRLNKASTCVILVHQPSGLSVRCQQERSQALNRYLARRILLDKIEARQLGEQSARERERERIRRQKRKRSKRAKEKILANKRHQAEKKLLRAPVRIIDE, from the coding sequence ATGGGACGCTTTCCGGTTTCTCCAGCGAAAGAAAAAGAATTATATGACCGGATGAATCAACTGGGAGTTAAAGAAGAGGAACTGACTGAAACTTTCGTTCGCTCTTCCGGAAAAGGTGGTCAGCGTCTAAACAAAGCGTCAACTTGCGTTATTCTAGTTCATCAGCCGAGCGGGTTATCGGTTAGGTGTCAACAGGAACGCTCGCAAGCGTTGAATCGCTATCTTGCACGGAGAATTTTATTAGATAAAATTGAAGCGCGACAGTTAGGTGAACAAAGCGCTCGGGAACGGGAACGGGAACGAATCCGGCGGCAGAAACGGAAACGGTCGAAACGCGCTAAAGAAAAAATCCTCGCGAATAAACGGCATCAAGCGGAAAAGAAATTGTTACGTGCTCCAGTAAGAATCATAGATGAATAG
- a CDS encoding arginine decarboxylase, pyruvoyl-dependent — translation MDVVPTRVFLTKGVGIHREKLQSFELALRDAKIEKCNLVRVSSIFPPGCKIISRNQGIKLLQPGQITFCVLSENATNEPNRLIAASVGLAIPADVTQHGYLSEHHAFGQTGEDAGDYAEDLAACMLATTLGIEYDTEVHWDARKEVWKMSRKIVRTTNVTQSAEGHKDGLWTTVVAAAIFLF, via the coding sequence ATGGATGTTGTACCTACTCGAGTTTTTCTGACTAAAGGAGTTGGGATACATCGTGAGAAACTGCAGTCGTTCGAGTTAGCGTTACGGGATGCGAAAATTGAGAAATGCAATCTCGTTCGGGTGTCGAGTATTTTTCCGCCGGGATGTAAAATCATCTCACGGAACCAGGGGATAAAATTATTACAACCAGGACAGATAACCTTCTGTGTATTAAGCGAGAATGCGACGAATGAACCGAATCGGTTAATTGCTGCCTCGGTTGGATTAGCGATACCAGCGGATGTGACTCAGCATGGATATTTGAGTGAACATCATGCATTCGGGCAGACAGGTGAAGATGCTGGGGATTATGCGGAAGACCTTGCCGCCTGTATGTTAGCGACGACGTTAGGAATTGAATACGATACGGAAGTACATTGGGATGCACGGAAAGAAGTCTGGAAAATGAGTCGGAAAATTGTTCGCACAACCAATGTTACCCAATCCGCTGAAGGGCATAAAGATGGACTCTGGACAACCGTAGTTGCTGCAGCGATATTCTTATTCTAA
- the lpxK gene encoding tetraacyldisaccharide 4'-kinase, producing the protein MQSINWYLNLIHNERPTFIQRILRLVLYFLSLGYTAVITLRVWLYRKNILKRKQFPIPVISVGNITVGGTGKTPVVRMLAEYFNQRDIKVAILSRGYKKQNLAKVTVVSDYTQLRCDWKTAGDEPYLLAKSLPGVPIIVGRKRKLTGEFALKTLQPQLFILDDGFSHLSVHRTLDIVLIDATNPFDNSYCLPRGLLRESITQLSRADAIIVTKTNLHKEYTSLLNQLHTVAPDVPIFLAKTVPVYLSNLRTQEQINISQCAGQPVIAFAGIAQPQSFLATVRECNLEVKRYIPYPDHYVYRERDIATLIDLAKQQQCTMLITTLKDAVKLCQLLTKSDNDAAIFFALEIRIAIQNESAFYSFITEKIALE; encoded by the coding sequence ATGCAATCAATCAACTGGTATCTCAATCTCATTCATAACGAACGACCGACCTTCATACAACGAATACTCCGTCTGGTACTCTATTTCTTATCGCTCGGGTATACAGCGGTGATAACCCTTCGAGTTTGGTTGTATCGCAAGAATATTCTGAAAAGAAAACAATTCCCGATTCCAGTTATCTCGGTAGGGAATATCACTGTTGGCGGAACCGGGAAAACGCCGGTGGTTCGAATGTTAGCGGAATATTTCAACCAGCGGGATATAAAAGTCGCTATATTAAGTCGTGGGTATAAAAAACAAAACCTCGCTAAAGTAACGGTTGTTTCCGATTATACGCAACTACGCTGTGATTGGAAAACCGCAGGTGATGAACCGTATCTATTAGCAAAATCGTTACCGGGCGTTCCTATCATCGTCGGGAGAAAAAGAAAGCTGACTGGCGAATTTGCACTTAAAACGCTACAACCTCAACTGTTTATTCTCGACGATGGATTTAGTCATTTATCGGTTCACCGAACACTAGATATTGTTCTAATAGACGCTACGAATCCATTCGATAATAGCTATTGTCTGCCCCGTGGGTTATTAAGAGAATCAATCACGCAGTTATCGCGTGCGGATGCGATTATCGTAACGAAAACGAACCTGCATAAAGAATATACGTCTTTGCTTAATCAGCTCCATACGGTTGCACCGGATGTTCCGATTTTTCTAGCAAAAACGGTTCCGGTATATCTGAGTAATCTTCGCACGCAAGAACAAATCAATATCTCGCAATGTGCTGGACAACCGGTTATCGCATTTGCTGGGATCGCTCAGCCGCAATCGTTTTTAGCAACAGTACGAGAATGTAACCTGGAAGTTAAACGGTATATTCCTTATCCAGACCATTATGTTTATCGCGAACGTGATATCGCAACCCTAATTGATTTAGCGAAACAACAGCAATGCACTATGCTGATTACCACGCTGAAAGATGCGGTTAAACTCTGTCAATTACTCACAAAATCAGATAACGATGCTGCGATTTTTTTCGCTTTAGAAATCAGAATCGCTATTCAGAACGAATCAGCTTTCTATTCATTTATTACTGAGAAAATTGCGTTGGAGTAA
- a CDS encoding chromate transporter, translating to MNSKIPTLRQLFIVFLKIGILSVGGGYAMLAVMERELVTRKQWITHDEFLDACTVGQSSPGVMITNIGAFIAYRLHGIPGLLTAIAGLVTPAFLIVLLLASVYYHTANLENIRAMLTGVAPAVVGMFLGMTFRLARTCIKKIEQGIICGIVFIAVAVFHLHPILVLIVVGVYALFRTYAVRSK from the coding sequence ATGAATTCGAAAATTCCAACGTTACGTCAATTATTTATCGTCTTCCTGAAAATCGGGATTCTTTCTGTTGGTGGTGGATATGCGATGCTTGCGGTTATGGAACGCGAATTGGTTACCCGCAAACAATGGATTACCCACGACGAATTCCTTGACGCCTGCACGGTCGGACAAAGTTCACCCGGAGTAATGATAACTAATATCGGTGCATTTATTGCATATCGTTTGCATGGAATCCCAGGGTTATTGACAGCAATCGCCGGACTAGTCACCCCAGCGTTTCTCATCGTTTTGCTGTTAGCTTCAGTGTATTATCATACTGCAAATCTCGAGAATATTCGCGCAATGTTAACCGGGGTCGCTCCAGCTGTAGTTGGAATGTTTTTAGGGATGACCTTCCGACTAGCGAGAACCTGTATTAAAAAAATAGAACAGGGTATAATCTGCGGAATAGTGTTTATTGCGGTAGCGGTTTTTCATCTACATCCTATTTTAGTTCTTATCGTTGTCGGAGTATATGCCTTATTCCGAACGTATGCGGTAAGAAGCAAGTAA
- a CDS encoding YgeY family selenium metabolism-linked hydrolase gives MQALVKKLSEQAEHEKPRLVRFLRELIAIPSLSGNEKKVVDRIKKEMNHVGFDTVWSDKFGNIIGQIGIGKTKILYDAHIDTVGIGNRAAWQFDPFKGKVEDGNVYGLGASDNKGAIASMVYAGKLIKQFGLDQKFTLYVVGSVQEEDCDGLCYQYIFGQSGLKPDYVVLGEATNLDIYRGHRGRMEIQVTTSGVSCHASAPERGVNAIYQMTPIIQGIEKLNRRLKSDKFLGKGTVVVTKIECQTASINAVPNQCTIYLDRRLTIGETKQSAVAEIKSLLKNTEAKVSVLQYLKPSYTGYLLPTEKYFPTWVLEENHPLVQIGVETATLIRRTRPKLSKWIFSTNGVTTMGRFKIPTIGFGPGNEIHAHTSNDHIPIDHLVKAVQFYALFPTMVTTKLLK, from the coding sequence ATGCAAGCATTAGTGAAAAAACTATCGGAACAGGCAGAACATGAAAAACCACGATTGGTTCGTTTCCTGCGCGAATTAATTGCTATACCGAGTTTAAGTGGAAATGAGAAAAAGGTGGTAGATCGAATTAAAAAAGAAATGAACCACGTCGGATTTGATACCGTATGGTCAGATAAATTCGGGAATATCATCGGTCAGATTGGTATCGGAAAAACAAAGATTCTCTACGATGCGCATATTGATACTGTCGGGATCGGCAACCGAGCCGCATGGCAGTTCGACCCATTTAAAGGGAAAGTTGAAGATGGGAATGTTTACGGACTCGGTGCTTCAGATAATAAAGGGGCGATTGCTAGCATGGTATATGCTGGGAAATTGATTAAACAATTCGGGTTAGACCAGAAGTTTACCCTTTATGTAGTTGGGAGCGTTCAGGAAGAAGATTGTGATGGGTTATGCTATCAATACATTTTCGGGCAATCGGGATTGAAACCAGATTACGTTGTTCTCGGTGAAGCGACGAATCTGGATATCTATCGCGGGCACCGTGGCCGGATGGAAATTCAGGTTACGACTTCCGGTGTTTCCTGTCATGCGAGTGCGCCGGAACGTGGCGTAAACGCTATCTATCAAATGACCCCGATTATTCAAGGAATAGAGAAACTGAATCGACGATTGAAATCCGATAAATTTTTAGGTAAAGGGACGGTGGTCGTAACCAAAATTGAATGTCAGACTGCATCAATCAATGCGGTACCTAACCAGTGCACGATATATCTCGACCGCCGCTTGACGATTGGAGAAACTAAACAAAGCGCAGTCGCTGAAATTAAATCATTATTGAAAAATACCGAGGCTAAAGTAAGTGTTCTCCAATATCTAAAGCCCAGTTATACCGGCTATTTATTGCCGACAGAAAAATATTTTCCAACTTGGGTGCTGGAAGAAAATCATCCGCTGGTACAAATCGGAGTTGAAACCGCTACGCTAATCCGCAGGACACGCCCGAAACTTAGCAAATGGATTTTTAGTACTAACGGTGTTACCACCATGGGCAGGTTTAAAATTCCGACGATCGGCTTTGGTCCAGGAAATGAAATTCATGCGCATACGTCGAATGACCATATTCCTATCGACCATCTGGTTAAAGCTGTACAATTCTATGCGTTATTCCCAACAATGGTAACCACGAAATTACTGAAATAA